Proteins found in one Mucilaginibacter gracilis genomic segment:
- a CDS encoding SRPBCC family protein: MPSIRLETPINAPIELCFNLSRNIDIHLASTKQTQETAIAGKTSGLIELGETVTWRARHFGVWQTLTSKVTEMEEPFFFADEMVHGAFKYFRHEHHFIEYNGCTLMTDVFIFESPLKILGKLANALFLTRYMTTLLATRNSIIKHLAEQQ, encoded by the coding sequence ATGCCGTCAATTCGCCTCGAAACCCCAATAAATGCCCCAATTGAGCTGTGTTTTAACCTTTCGAGAAATATAGATATTCACCTGGCATCAACCAAACAAACGCAAGAAACTGCCATTGCCGGTAAAACATCGGGCTTAATTGAACTGGGCGAAACCGTAACATGGCGCGCCAGGCATTTTGGCGTTTGGCAAACGCTTACATCAAAAGTTACCGAAATGGAAGAGCCGTTTTTTTTTGCAGATGAAATGGTACACGGAGCTTTTAAATATTTTAGGCACGAGCACCACTTTATTGAGTATAATGGTTGTACCTTAATGACTGATGTTTTTATTTTTGAATCGCCTTTAAAAATATTAGGTAAATTAGCCAACGCGCTGTTTTTAACCCGGTACATGACTACTTTATTAGCAACACGTAACAGTATAATTAAACACCTTGCCGAGCAACAATAA